Below is a genomic region from Tepidiforma bonchosmolovskayae.
GAGCTTGGGAGCGGAGCGTGGGCCGCCGACGGCGTCGTCCAGCAGGCCATCGGCCGGCTGAAGGACGCTGCGCCGGAGCTGGTCGTGATGGCGGACGTCTGCCTCTGCGAGTACACCAGCCATGGGCACTGCGGCCCGCTTTCCGCCGACGGCTCCGTCGATAACGACGCGGCGCTCCCACTCCTCGCCGAAACGTCGGTCTCGCTGGCGCGCGCGGGCGCGGACGTCATCGCGCCCAGCGACATGATGGACGGCCGCGTCCTCGCCATCCGGCGCGCGCTCGATGCCGCAGGGTTCACGACGGTGCCGATCCTCTCGTACGCGGCGAAGTTCGCGAGCGGGTTCTACGGCCCATTCCGCGAGGCTGCCGACAGCGCCCCCGCCTTCGGTGACCGGCGCGGCTACCAGATGGACCCAGCCAACGGACGGATGGCGCTCGGCGAGGTATTGGCCGACCTCGAGCAGGGGGCGGATATGGTGATGGTGAAGCCGGCCCTGCCGTACCTCGACGTCATTCGTGCCGTGCGCGAGCGGACGACGGTCCCGGTTGCCGCCTACAACGTCAGCGGCGAATACGCGATGGTCATGGCCGCGGCCCACAACGGATGGATCGACCTCGACCGCGTGGTCGACGAGACCCTCACGGGTATCCGCCGGGCCGGGGCCGATATCGTCATCACCTATCACGCGAAGCAGTGGGCTGCCCGCCGGTGAGCGCTGTATCCCGCGGCCGCTTCTTCTCGACCCGCACTGCGCAGACCTTGTACTCCGGGATGCGCGAGGGTTCATCGTAGGCGTTGTTCGTCAGGAAGTTGGCGGCGCTCTCGCGAAGTTTGACGAATGGAACGAAGACCGAGCCTGCCCGCACGGCATCGGTGACGATGGCTCTCCCGGTAAGCCGCCCGCGACGGGAGCGGACCACCACTTCGTCGCCGTCGGCGATGCCAAACCGCTCCGCCTCGCCGGGGTGGATGGTAACCGGCACCTCGCTCACCTGGTCCAGCAGGGCCTGGACGCGCCGGGTCAGGGTGCCGCCGTGCCAGTGGTAGAGCACCCGGCCAGTGTTGAGGATGAGCGGGTAGTCCGCGTCGGGCAGTTCGGCCGCGGGCGCGGCCTGGCGGACCGGCACGAACTTTCCGAGCCCCCGCGGGAAGCTCTGTGCGTAGAGATATCGGGTGCCCGGGTGGTCGGGGGACGGGCAGGGCCACTGGATGCCGCCCTCGCGTTCCAGCCGCTCATAGCTGATGCCGCGGAGCTGCGGTGTCAGCCGCGCCATCTCGGCGAAAACGTCTGCGGCGGACCGGTACGCGAACTGGCCCGGGTCGACCCCGACGTGCGGAGCCATCCGGCGGGCCAGGTCGCAGATAATCTCCCAGTCGGCGCGGGACTGCCCGACCCGCGGGACAGCCTGGCGCACCCGCTGAACCCTTCGCTCGCTGTTGGTAAACGTCCCGTCTTTCTCGGCGAACGAGCAGGCTGGCAGCACCACGTCGGCAAGTTCTGCGGTCTCGTGAAGGAACAGGTCCTGCACGACGAGAAAATCGAGCCGACGGAAGAGGTCGCCCGCATGCGCCAGGTTCGGTTCGGAGAGCAGCGGGTTCTCGCCGACGATGTACATCGCCCGGATCTCGCCGGTCGCGATACGCTCGACCATGTCGGTTGCCTTGATGCCCGGCTCGCGGGGAATGCCGGCATGCCAGGCCTCCTCGAAGCGCGCGACAACGTCGTCCCGATACGGCTGGTACCCGGGCAGCGAGTCCGGGATACAGCCGGCATCCCCGCAGCCCTGCACGTTGTTCTGGCCGCGCAGCGGCGAAATCCCGCAGCCCGGCCGGCCCAGCTGGCCCGCGAGCAGCGCCAGGTTAATGAGCGCATGCGCGTTATCCGTCCCGTGGGTGTGCTGGGTGATGCCCATGCCCCAGGCAAGGCAGCTCCCAGGGCGTTCATCCGCGGGCAGGCCGCGCCGGGCCGGCGGCCGGGCATACAGGCGGGCGGCCAGCCGGAGTGCGTGCGGATCAACCCCGCACGCCTGGGCGTACTCCTCCACGGTCCGTTCCATCACGACTGCCCGCCAGGCTTCGAACCCCTCCGTCCGCGCCGCGATGAAGCCGCGGTCTTCGAGCCCCTCGTCGAGGATGGCGCGGGCCATGCCGTTGAACAGGGCGACATCGGTCCCAGGCGCGGGCTGCAGGAAGACGTCGGCCCGGCTTGCGAGGTCGATCCGCTTCGGGTTGACGACTACCAGTTTCGTCCCATGGTCGTCGACCGCCTTGCGCATCCGCGAGGCGATGACCGGGTGGTTCGAATCGGGGTCGCATCCGACGACGACCAGGCACGACGCCTCCTCGTAGTCGATGTAGGAGTTGCTCGTTGCCCCGCTGCCAAGCTGGACCAGCATCGCCTCCACGCTCGGGGAATGGCAGAGCCGGGTGCAGTGGTCGATGTTGTTCGTCCCCATCACCAGCCGGACGAACTTCTGCTGGACGAAGGCGTCCTCGTTGGTCGCCTTCGCGCTCGCGAAACTGCCGAAGGCGCCGCGGTAGTCGAGGAGCCGCTCGGCCACGAGGTCCAGGGCTTCGTCCCAGCTTGCGGGCTGAAGTTCGCCGTCGCGGCGGACCAGCGGCGTGGTGAG
It encodes:
- the fdhF gene encoding formate dehydrogenase subunit alpha; the protein is MERKTVSTCPFCGVGCGIVVHTRDDRITWVDDDPANPSSRGMLCVKGRFGIPFVQHPDRLTTPLVRRDGELQPASWDEALDLVAERLLDYRGAFGSFASAKATNEDAFVQQKFVRLVMGTNNIDHCTRLCHSPSVEAMLVQLGSGATSNSYIDYEEASCLVVVGCDPDSNHPVIASRMRKAVDDHGTKLVVVNPKRIDLASRADVFLQPAPGTDVALFNGMARAILDEGLEDRGFIAARTEGFEAWRAVVMERTVEEYAQACGVDPHALRLAARLYARPPARRGLPADERPGSCLAWGMGITQHTHGTDNAHALINLALLAGQLGRPGCGISPLRGQNNVQGCGDAGCIPDSLPGYQPYRDDVVARFEEAWHAGIPREPGIKATDMVERIATGEIRAMYIVGENPLLSEPNLAHAGDLFRRLDFLVVQDLFLHETAELADVVLPACSFAEKDGTFTNSERRVQRVRQAVPRVGQSRADWEIICDLARRMAPHVGVDPGQFAYRSAADVFAEMARLTPQLRGISYERLEREGGIQWPCPSPDHPGTRYLYAQSFPRGLGKFVPVRQAAPAAELPDADYPLILNTGRVLYHWHGGTLTRRVQALLDQVSEVPVTIHPGEAERFGIADGDEVVVRSRRGRLTGRAIVTDAVRAGSVFVPFVKLRESAANFLTNNAYDEPSRIPEYKVCAVRVEKKRPRDTALTGGQPTASRDR
- the hemB gene encoding porphobilinogen synthase, translated to MELGTFARHRRLRSSESMRRLVRETELTPSHLVYPLFVEAGLSGRQRIPSMPGQDRLGLDALAEEARDLARLGIGGVMLFGLPAAKDELGSGAWAADGVVQQAIGRLKDAAPELVVMADVCLCEYTSHGHCGPLSADGSVDNDAALPLLAETSVSLARAGADVIAPSDMMDGRVLAIRRALDAAGFTTVPILSYAAKFASGFYGPFREAADSAPAFGDRRGYQMDPANGRMALGEVLADLEQGADMVMVKPALPYLDVIRAVRERTTVPVAAYNVSGEYAMVMAAAHNGWIDLDRVVDETLTGIRRAGADIVITYHAKQWAARR